The DNA sequence CATTTTTCCGGTATCGTTCAAAGGCATACCGTTTACTCGCTTCACCAAATCTCCACTCCTTGCACCAAAAGAATAGAAAAGGTTCTTTTTTCCCACCCGAAATAGCTGATAACCATCCATTTTTCCATTCACAAGGTTGGGACCGAATTGAGCATCCTTATAGATTTCGGTCTGATCCTGCAAATTTTTAATAATATCCTGTCTTGAAATCAAGCGTTTTACAAACTCTGAACTTTCCATACTCTCATTGGCTGAAACTGCATCTTTATGGTCTTCGAGATACTTTTTCCGGGCATCTCCGACGGTTTGCCCCACGTCTACCCTGAGAGCCACTCCTCCCCTATCTAAAACCACATAGTGCTGAAAAATTCCTTTTACCAGGTAACCAAAGACATTATCACCCAATGCAAACTCTTCTGCTTCTGTTTCACCTTTTACTTTTATTGCAACCCTGGCAAAAGAATAACTTCCGGCCACACAGCCATTTACATACATATCATCCGCACCGGCTTCCCCTTCCTCGTTTAAGGAAGCAACCTGCTTCTTCTCTTCCGCATTTTTATCATTCTTTTCTTCTTCTGTAATGATTTTTCCACGGATTAAATCTCCTTCTACCATACTTTCATATTCATTGACAGGTTTAAAGCTCCTGTTAGTTTCTGTAGTATTTACTTTAACAGGCACAGCTAAAGCTTTAGAAGCCGGAGGGTTAAATATAAGAATAATAATAGAACGACCTAAAAAGGCTAAGGCTAAAGAAAAAAGTAAAATAAGAGGTAATAAACTAAGAAAAGAATTTTTTTGAATTTTTAAGAGAATCGCATTCATAATTTCACCCGGTGTGTTTCAGTCTCCTTTATTTGAGCTTCCGAATCAATCTATCACTTACGGAATTAGACTCAAGAAAAAAAGAGACTGCTTTATTTTTGCACCGGGGAAACCTTTAAGACTTTTTTTTGGTAGCTCTCTTTCCAGAGAACTTTCTTACAACTACGTGAACCTTATTCAGCGCTCGTTTTGGATTAATGTAACGTCCTCTGTAACGAACTTCAAAATGAAGGTGTGCACCGGTTGCAGTCCCTGTACGACCTACAGAACCCACTACAGTTCCCATCTTTACATGTTGTCCGAGTTTAACAGTCGTAGTAGCACAATGGGCGTAATGAGTTTCATAACCACCCTTATGTCGAATACGAATGGTATTGCCGTATCCTCCATTTCTTCCCAGGAAGACGACAACTCCGTCGGCCGCAGCAATTACGGGAGTTCCAACAGCGGCCGATATATCAACCCCTGAATGGTAGTTACGTCTGGAATTATTAAATGGGTCTTTTCTGTATCCAAAGCTGGATGTATATCTTCCATTAACTACTGGCTTTGCAAAAACACGGTATTTGATGATTTCTTTACCGGGGCTGGCTGCTACCATTTTTCCACCCGGAACTTTTAGGATTGAACCAGTTCTAA is a window from the Leptospiraceae bacterium genome containing:
- a CDS encoding general secretion pathway protein GspC, with protein sequence MNAILLKIQKNSFLSLLPLILLFSLALAFLGRSIIILIFNPPASKALAVPVKVNTTETNRSFKPVNEYESMVEGDLIRGKIITEEEKNDKNAEEKKQVASLNEEGEAGADDMYVNGCVAGSYSFARVAIKVKGETEAEEFALGDNVFGYLVKGIFQHYVVLDRGGVALRVDVGQTVGDARKKYLEDHKDAVSANESMESSEFVKRLISRQDIIKNLQDQTEIYKDAQFGPNLVNGKMDGYQLFRVGKKNLFYSFGARSGDLVKRVNGMPLNDTGKMFEIYNSIKTAPKIVIDLERKGKIITYEFTVRE
- a CDS encoding peptidoglycan DD-metalloendopeptidase family protein — translated: MSDNHIGMIIHWLVLFIVLITVVFTSFSFASPFDSFEKELKDYIKSDTYQYYDGGEQSQIDRLFSQDVDVKQHESRSGGYSKTSSNIRLPSTIPVKRIISTKIIEPTKRSSGYRLYQVKKRDTLNQISKKYHVSVNSLRRANGIKGHIIRTGSILKVPGGKMVAASPGKEIIKYRVFAKPVVNGRYTSSFGYRKDPFNNSRRNYHSGVDISAAVGTPVIAAADGVVVFLGRNGGYGNTIRIRHKGGYETHYAHCATTTVKLGQHVKMGTVVGSVGRTGTATGAHLHFEVRYRGRYINPKRALNKVHVVVRKFSGKRATKKKS